In a genomic window of Alphaproteobacteria bacterium:
- a CDS encoding sulfatase-like hydrolase/transferase codes for MSIFKKLLLRAIYSLIGYLIAKRDARSSSAKWFPNCFGKNFLYSPLFPQADGKAYWAKYHAEKLDNPLTVNFKRFKADILKGQLCCAGSWHELNIDVPSALPYAVTGVPIHQLDREYEALLRCSGSTMRLGGLAADRFYYLPIREPGEVALKSDHNLIVAEAIPLQQKKKHPLRMVMTVFIDNFGWDVLHHIDVETSLPNISRFFSKGAVFENCYSASNWTLAGVGSIVSGKLLSSHNMFHFSKDDVLLGDGYKVLPEYFQEDGYLTFQVCGNTRKSPGYRYVKGYDRTVYRNEMPLCESLDVLYDHVRAFPERDHFVWLTIMDAHHTLAAEPDVANQLQAHLMAQDYARPKGKSPMQLGFDAPVLARYVEELKRIDFHLGMLFSFLEERYSDDDMVVALVSDHGPGCLSNDPHPLAHQKTHVAYMLRGRGVSPGRIQEITHVTDILPSLLKLASLPPASSIDGRLPVALGGNEARSFATAEIKYAGLPYEASIKDAEFEFYLKTKARVDDKGNVDIADHDVELFPKLDWSRDVIADHPELAAGYTAHVASILGQSRS; via the coding sequence ATGTCGATATTCAAGAAACTTCTTTTGCGGGCAATCTATAGCCTGATCGGCTATCTGATTGCCAAACGCGATGCCCGCAGCTCATCCGCGAAGTGGTTTCCCAACTGTTTCGGAAAAAATTTCCTATACAGCCCACTGTTTCCTCAAGCCGATGGCAAGGCTTATTGGGCGAAGTATCATGCCGAAAAGCTGGATAATCCGCTGACCGTAAACTTCAAGCGCTTCAAGGCGGATATCTTAAAGGGTCAGCTCTGTTGTGCGGGGAGCTGGCACGAATTGAACATTGATGTTCCGTCAGCGCTGCCATATGCCGTTACGGGCGTCCCCATTCATCAACTTGATCGCGAATATGAGGCGTTGCTCCGCTGCAGCGGCAGTACGATGAGGTTGGGCGGCTTGGCGGCTGATCGGTTCTATTACCTGCCCATTCGTGAACCCGGTGAAGTCGCCCTGAAATCCGATCATAATTTGATCGTCGCCGAAGCTATCCCACTTCAACAGAAGAAGAAGCACCCTCTTCGCATGGTGATGACGGTTTTCATCGACAATTTCGGCTGGGACGTCCTTCACCACATCGATGTCGAAACATCACTTCCTAACATTTCCCGCTTTTTCTCGAAGGGGGCGGTTTTCGAGAACTGTTACAGCGCCTCGAACTGGACCCTGGCCGGCGTGGGATCCATCGTCTCCGGCAAGCTGTTGTCCTCGCACAATATGTTTCACTTTTCAAAAGACGACGTCCTTTTGGGAGACGGCTACAAGGTGTTGCCGGAATATTTTCAAGAGGACGGTTATCTAACGTTCCAGGTTTGCGGCAACACACGCAAGTCGCCAGGGTACCGTTACGTCAAAGGGTATGACCGGACTGTCTATCGCAATGAAATGCCGCTATGCGAGAGTCTGGATGTTCTGTACGACCATGTTCGCGCCTTTCCAGAACGCGATCATTTTGTTTGGCTTACGATTATGGACGCCCATCACACGCTGGCCGCCGAACCTGACGTTGCCAACCAACTTCAAGCGCATCTAATGGCGCAAGATTACGCCCGGCCCAAGGGAAAGTCTCCGATGCAGCTGGGATTCGATGCGCCTGTCCTTGCCCGATATGTCGAGGAATTGAAGCGGATCGATTTTCATCTAGGCATGCTCTTTTCCTTTCTTGAGGAACGCTACAGCGACGATGACATGGTTGTGGCGCTGGTCAGCGATCATGGCCCCGGATGCCTTAGCAACGACCCTCACCCCCTTGCGCACCAGAAAACACATGTGGCTTATATGTTGCGTGGGCGGGGCGTTTCACCTGGGCGCATTCAAGAAATCACCCATGTAACTGATATCTTGCCATCCTTGCTGAAGCTGGCCAGTTTGCCGCCGGCCAGTTCCATTGACGGGCGGCTCCCGGTAGCCTTGGGGGGAAATGAAGCCCGCAGTTTCGCAACGGCAGAGATAAAATATGCCGGGCTTCCCTACGAGGCGTCGATTAAGGATGCCGAGTTCGAGTTCTACCTGAAGACAAAGGCCCGCGTTGACGATAAGGGAAATGTCGATATCGCCGACCATGATGTTGAACTGTTCCCCAAGCTCGATTGGTCACGCGATGTAATTGCGGACCATCCAGAATTGGCCGCAGGCTACACGGCACATGTTGCAAGCATTTTGGGTCAAAGCCGGTCATGA